The proteins below come from a single Candidatus Neomarinimicrobiota bacterium genomic window:
- a CDS encoding tryptophan synthase subunit alpha, with product MENRLTKLISGMSESNETLLVPYMVAGYPSYERSLEVFELFAEEGADIIEIGMPFSDPLADGVVIQQASTISLSGGTKLVDIFSLVSSLRKKIEIPIVLMGYFNPIYKKGIDSFLSDCVQAGVDGLIIPDLTPEEANDFVASAHERNISTIFLVAPNTTDERIKTISELSKEFIYCVSLLGVTGANTALKKDIGKYLNHVKTLSGRNTLVGFGVNSKESAAELKPFADGIVIGSAIVERVNSEENSLNELRTFLKEIRETLNQ from the coding sequence ATGGAGAATAGACTCACAAAACTTATAAGCGGTATGAGCGAATCAAATGAAACTCTGTTGGTTCCCTATATGGTAGCGGGATACCCGTCGTATGAAAGATCATTAGAAGTCTTTGAGCTGTTCGCCGAAGAAGGTGCGGACATAATTGAAATCGGAATGCCGTTTTCCGACCCGCTTGCCGATGGTGTAGTGATTCAGCAAGCTTCTACTATCTCATTGTCGGGCGGCACTAAACTTGTGGATATTTTCAGTTTAGTAAGCTCTTTAAGAAAAAAAATCGAAATACCAATTGTGTTGATGGGCTACTTTAATCCTATCTATAAAAAAGGGATAGATTCTTTCCTGTCGGATTGCGTACAAGCAGGAGTTGACGGGCTTATCATTCCCGACCTAACCCCTGAAGAGGCGAACGATTTTGTGGCTTCCGCTCATGAACGAAACATAAGCACAATTTTCCTTGTAGCGCCAAACACTACTGACGAACGGATAAAAACCATCAGCGAACTGTCCAAAGAATTTATTTACTGTGTCTCATTATTAGGTGTCACCGGCGCGAATACCGCCCTAAAGAAAGACATTGGAAAATATCTGAACCATGTAAAAACTCTATCCGGCAGAAACACGCTCGTGGGTTTTGGCGTCAACTCTAAAGAGTCCGCTGCCGAACTTAAGCCGTTTGCGGACGGAATAGTGATAGGCAGCGCAATTGTTGAACGTGTGAACTCGGAAGAGAACTCTCTGAATGAATTGAGAACATTTTTAAAAGAAATTAGGGAAACACTTAATCAATGA
- the pheA gene encoding chorismate mutase, whose translation MNDKQDKLAELRKEIDSIDSRLLKLFNERAHCAIEIGIIKSDEQQEIHDPEREREIIKKILKQNKGPLDEKAVIGLFQRLIDESRSVEKNAGNTNT comes from the coding sequence ATGAATGACAAACAAGATAAATTAGCCGAGTTAAGAAAAGAAATCGATTCAATCGACAGCCGCTTACTGAAACTTTTTAACGAAAGAGCACACTGCGCCATTGAGATAGGCATTATTAAATCGGATGAGCAGCAGGAAATTCACGACCCTGAAAGAGAAAGAGAAATTATCAAAAAAATATTAAAGCAAAACAAGGGACCTCTTGATGAAAAGGCGGTCATCGGGCTATTTCAGCGGTTGATTGATGAATCAAGAAGTGTTGAGAAAAATGCCGGTAACACAAATACGTAA